The Drosophila yakuba strain Tai18E2 chromosome X, Prin_Dyak_Tai18E2_2.1, whole genome shotgun sequence DNA segment CTGCAGCGCCCGGAATGGACACTATTACCTATTACTTATTACCTATTACCTAAGCTCGCCCAGAAGCTGGCCACAGCTGCTGGGATGCCACTAGCCCCGTGGGAATCGCTCATGCGGCATTCAGGCAGcattatatacaaattatgaACAACTGCACGTTTGGCagcattttagcattttaattaagctgCCAGCCAGCTGAGATCTCTGCCAGATCATTTCCAATGCAAACTCTTATCGAAAGAATATCCAAAGTGCACGACTTTGTCGCAGTTCCCTGGATTAAGGGGTATATTGGGCCAAGGGTCGGTGGCCTGCTCGATGAGTTTTCCGTCATTAGTTTTAATGGGCGTAAACTAGGTTCATTGAAAGAGGCATGCTACCGCTTTAAGGCATTATGATAACCATTTGAATTGACTTGGTTTTCCAGCCGTACAGACTCCGCGTTCCATTATTCTCGACCACTTCCGTCTGCCGGGGTACTTGCTACCCAGTACCCACTGCCCGGTACCCAGTGCCGTGCCTGCACAATGAAGGACGACCTTGACCGCAGTGGCAATTGCCAATCGCAATTGCAGTCTGCTATGGCTGTGGCTTTCGATGGCTGCTCCGCTCCGAGTTCCCAAGTCATGAATGAAGCAACGCCGGAGGCAACATTGTTGAATGAAGCatggaaaacattttcccaATCGACGTCGCGACGTCTCGCCATCTCTGGCCAAAAGTGGGTGGCACCCCCATTGTCTCCTGCTCCCCGCGATTGTTTTCGTATCCACatcgtttaatatttatgccCTGCGCATTGGAGGTGAATGCACGCGAGACGCGTTGGGCAAGCGGAAGAAGCCCAGGCTGGGGGAACGTGGTCACGATCCGGAGATGACAACATATTTGATTGCCAGCTAAATTATAATTCTTGGCTAATTCTAGTCCGCCGAACGGGTCGAtgtcgatggcgatggcgatgtcGCTGTCAATTGATTGATTTCCCATTGTGAGCGACCAGTTTGATTTACGGGGCAGACGGCTAATGGCGCATTGTTGGGCTGGTTCCAGGGTCAAATCTTGAATCTGGAATCTAGGAATGACAGAATCCCACCGGGGCTGCCGACGGTCATCTACTTTGGCCAGCTGTCCATGTCCGTCCGTGGTtacacaacaacaaccggCGTTGGCCGTTTTTAGCTGAAAATGCTTACATTTCCTTACAGTTTATTGCGCTTAACAGACATTTAACAATTAAAGGGGCGGAGGAGAGGGACGGGCCTAGTACTTCAGCTCCTTGGCCTTGTCGTGAGCGCCCTCGTCCAGGAGCTTTAGCTCCGCCTGCTGCTTCTCCGGCCGGATGACAGTGTAGTAGTGGTAGTAGCGCATTCCCAGGATGTACGTGCCGTAGAGGGTGACTCCGATGCAGGCGTACACCGCGCCGCGGTGCAGCTTGTCCAGCAGCGAGTTGGTGTTGATGGGCTTCTTCTGCATGGCGGCCAATACCTTCCAAGTCCGTATAAGTTTCCGGGCGTCGAGTCCGTCGCCTCAGCTGTCTGGTCAGTGATGACGGCGGCCGATGTATCGATAACAGAGCACACATTCGCTagccaaatataaaatagtcGAAGTCAGTTGAAGAGTATTTTGAtttaaagaatatattatGAAATCTGTCAGTAACGTCTTCCTTAGCTTTTAGTTTCCCTGGTTTGtcattaatgaaaacaaaaacagtttCTCACTTTTAGCTAGTCGCAGCTATAAAAGGCTAAGCTTCATTTGTCGATTATTTTCATCGCTGATCACTGGCCAATCGATACACATCTATACGCACGTGTTTACAAAGTTGTGTACTTCGTGGGAA contains these protein-coding regions:
- the LOC6524436 gene encoding uncharacterized protein LOC6524436, translating into MQKKPINTNSLLDKLHRGAVYACIGVTLYGTYILGMRYYHYYTVIRPEKQQAELKLLDEGAHDKAKELKY